One Echinicola strongylocentroti DNA window includes the following coding sequences:
- a CDS encoding Crp/Fnr family transcriptional regulator, whose protein sequence is METNTANCFTCTNTSCIIKKNCHLQEMAEFLCQKNTLVCKKGQNFIIEGAPIHGLYFINQGKVKVAKTGLNGKEQIVRLTKDGDIIGHRGFGAGQAYHISATALEDSTLCNFSTDTMKAMLQQLPSLTYDLMTFYADELSRSETKVKKFAQMTVREKVIDAFLYINRKFGQKDGFFDVKLSRKEIADFAGTTDEQVIRIISSLKKEGLIQASGKNLGIKNVELLRKEISEHNYFIDS, encoded by the coding sequence ATGGAAACGAACACAGCAAATTGCTTCACCTGTACCAATACTTCTTGTATCATCAAGAAAAACTGTCATCTCCAAGAAATGGCTGAATTCCTATGTCAAAAAAACACCCTTGTTTGTAAGAAAGGACAAAATTTTATCATAGAAGGAGCGCCGATCCATGGGCTGTATTTTATCAACCAAGGGAAGGTGAAAGTGGCCAAAACAGGCCTTAATGGCAAAGAGCAAATTGTCCGGCTGACCAAGGATGGTGACATTATCGGTCACCGTGGATTCGGAGCAGGACAAGCCTATCACATCTCTGCCACCGCCTTGGAGGATTCCACGCTTTGCAATTTTTCTACTGACACCATGAAAGCCATGCTCCAGCAACTGCCTTCCTTGACCTATGATCTGATGACTTTTTATGCCGATGAGCTTAGCAGAAGTGAAACTAAAGTGAAAAAATTTGCTCAAATGACTGTTCGTGAGAAAGTTATCGATGCTTTTTTGTATATTAATAGAAAGTTTGGCCAAAAAGATGGCTTTTTTGATGTGAAATTATCCAGAAAGGAGATTGCTGATTTCGCAGGAACCACCGATGAACAGGTTATTCGCATTATTTCTTCACTAAAAAAAGAAGGACTAATTCAGGCATCAGGAAAAAATTTGGGCATAAAAAACGTAGAATTACTTAGAAAAGAGATTTCCGAGCACAATTATTTTATTGATAGCTAA
- a CDS encoding GNAT family N-acetyltransferase yields MKAYEINIRQAKMDDMMKVQHLYVETIQSSCKNDYSEEQIAAWISSVINEERWRQALASEYFLVAEDETKIVGFGALKDDNYIDFMYVQHEYQRIGLAERLLKALENKAKENDAELIIADASKTAVPFFEKMGFHMVQENTKVVNGLELTNYRVEKGFLK; encoded by the coding sequence ATGAAAGCGTACGAGATCAATATTCGACAAGCTAAGATGGATGATATGATGAAGGTGCAGCACCTTTATGTAGAAACCATCCAAAGCTCCTGTAAAAATGACTATTCAGAGGAGCAAATAGCTGCTTGGATTTCTTCAGTAATCAATGAGGAACGGTGGAGACAAGCACTAGCCAGTGAATACTTCCTAGTGGCCGAAGATGAAACTAAAATTGTGGGTTTTGGTGCGCTAAAGGATGATAACTATATTGATTTCATGTATGTTCAGCACGAATATCAGCGAATTGGCCTAGCTGAACGGCTGCTAAAAGCATTAGAAAACAAGGCAAAGGAAAACGATGCTGAGCTAATTATAGCCGATGCCAGCAAAACAGCCGTGCCCTTTTTTGAAAAAATGGGCTTCCATATGGTGCAAGAAAACACCAAAGTGGTCAATGGATTGGAACTCACCAATTATCGGGTAGAAAAGGGCTTTCTTAAATAA
- a CDS encoding alginate export family protein: MKKIYLLTALMCGLLISKTFAQVRISAEVRPRSEFRNGFKTLTDDSKDPAFFTEQRSRLYLDYTNSDFVFKLAFQDVRIWGETTQVFKEEPGNTFLSEAWGQYFFNPEFSVKVGRQILSYDNQRFLGGLEWAQQGRRHDALLFVYESEEKSTQLHVGLAYNQDDDVPEPGFLQGDGANFYSVSGNYKTMQYAWFHKDFDTGGFSLLAHNAGYQNADSTVSNKQTFGFIPNINLGNVAVAGDFYYQSGKQGTNDVSAFLAGVNATIPTAVTPLTIGVEYISGDGNLTDGKNTAFSPDFGTNHAFNGFMDYFFVGSANGAVGVNDIYLKTKWKIGKGSLQGHIHQFFTGSSQYDGTGEELSKAMGTEIDLVYGIKLAEAVTWNIGYSQMFATDTMESIRGGDRTHIQNWAWTMITFKPTLFTSSK, translated from the coding sequence ATGAAAAAGATTTATCTCCTAACCGCATTGATGTGTGGACTCTTGATCTCCAAGACATTTGCACAAGTCCGCATTTCTGCTGAGGTACGACCCAGATCTGAATTTCGCAATGGCTTCAAGACACTCACAGATGATAGCAAAGATCCCGCTTTCTTTACAGAGCAGCGGTCAAGGCTGTACTTGGACTATACCAACAGCGACTTTGTTTTCAAACTGGCTTTTCAAGATGTACGGATCTGGGGAGAGACCACCCAGGTCTTCAAGGAAGAACCCGGCAATACTTTCCTCAGTGAAGCTTGGGGCCAATACTTCTTCAATCCTGAATTTTCGGTAAAAGTAGGCCGCCAGATCCTCTCTTATGATAACCAGCGCTTCCTTGGTGGACTGGAATGGGCACAGCAAGGCAGAAGGCATGATGCGCTTTTGTTCGTCTACGAAAGTGAGGAAAAAAGCACCCAACTGCACGTAGGACTTGCCTATAACCAAGATGACGACGTGCCCGAGCCTGGTTTCCTCCAAGGTGATGGTGCCAATTTTTATAGCGTATCCGGCAATTACAAAACCATGCAATATGCGTGGTTTCACAAAGACTTTGACACAGGTGGGTTTTCGCTACTCGCACACAATGCCGGCTATCAAAATGCAGACAGCACCGTTTCCAATAAACAAACCTTTGGTTTTATCCCTAATATAAACCTTGGCAATGTGGCCGTCGCTGGTGACTTTTATTACCAATCCGGAAAACAAGGAACCAATGATGTCAGCGCCTTCCTTGCCGGTGTCAATGCCACCATCCCTACTGCCGTCACGCCCCTTACCATCGGTGTAGAATACATCTCCGGTGACGGTAACCTCACAGACGGGAAAAACACCGCTTTCAGCCCAGACTTCGGAACCAACCACGCCTTTAACGGCTTTATGGACTATTTCTTCGTTGGTTCGGCCAATGGCGCTGTAGGCGTTAATGATATCTACCTCAAGACGAAATGGAAGATCGGCAAAGGTAGCCTCCAAGGACATATACACCAATTCTTCACCGGATCCAGCCAATATGATGGCACAGGCGAAGAACTCTCCAAGGCCATGGGCACTGAAATTGACTTGGTCTATGGCATCAAGCTGGCCGAAGCTGTCACCTGGAATATCGGCTATTCCCAGATGTTTGCCACTGACACCATGGAGTCCATCCGTGGTGGTGACCGTACCCACATCCAAAACTGGGCCTGGACCATGATCACCTTCAAACCAACACTCTTCACCTCATCCAAATAA
- a CDS encoding ABC transporter permease — protein sequence MKDKTIHTMRTLGLGFLEPLVRLFAGEEPKKNGLVLIKGALLPLLSILFFVLVWHLGATALFNKEAAARIEKARTEQGDEAAEAMAECIASGDVSCQPNTLPSPKQVYAAYISLWKDHLQITDKKREFREKVADTNADRAEQGLDPITYTGRPSFVDQIGTSLKTVAAGFFLSLVIAVPIGIIIGLSDVLRNSFNWLIQILKPVSPVVWLLLVFMVVKTLITDPQMDKSFIISAISVGLCAMWATLVNTSLGVSSVDKDYINVAKVLKLGVGKKIFKIILPASFPLIFTGLRITVSVAWMVLIAIELLAQSPGLGSFVWEEFQNGASDSNAKIIVAMFIIGIIGFLLDRIMLTVQQLMTFQKA from the coding sequence ATGAAAGATAAAACTATCCACACCATGCGCACCCTAGGCTTAGGCTTTTTGGAGCCTCTGGTAAGGTTATTTGCGGGAGAAGAGCCCAAGAAAAATGGCCTTGTACTGATCAAGGGCGCCTTACTTCCCTTGCTATCAATCTTGTTCTTTGTCCTCGTTTGGCATCTTGGAGCCACCGCCCTTTTTAACAAAGAGGCGGCGGCCCGGATCGAGAAAGCCCGGACTGAGCAGGGTGATGAGGCCGCAGAAGCCATGGCAGAATGTATTGCTTCAGGAGATGTCAGCTGTCAGCCAAACACCCTTCCATCACCAAAGCAGGTATATGCCGCCTATATTTCCCTATGGAAGGATCACTTGCAAATCACCGATAAGAAAAGGGAGTTTCGCGAAAAAGTCGCCGACACGAATGCCGACAGAGCAGAACAGGGACTGGATCCGATCACCTATACCGGAAGGCCGTCCTTTGTGGACCAAATCGGTACCAGTCTGAAGACCGTTGCTGCGGGATTTTTTCTGTCCTTGGTCATCGCCGTGCCCATCGGGATCATCATCGGGCTAAGCGATGTGCTGCGTAATTCCTTCAATTGGCTAATCCAAATTCTTAAACCAGTTTCTCCTGTCGTCTGGCTGTTGCTGGTATTTATGGTCGTCAAAACCCTGATCACCGATCCACAGATGGACAAATCCTTCATCATCTCGGCCATTAGTGTAGGACTCTGTGCCATGTGGGCCACCTTGGTCAATACCAGCCTGGGCGTCTCCTCGGTGGACAAAGATTATATCAACGTGGCCAAAGTCCTAAAACTAGGCGTGGGCAAAAAAATCTTCAAAATCATCCTTCCCGCTTCATTCCCCTTGATTTTCACGGGGCTAAGGATCACGGTTTCTGTAGCTTGGATGGTACTGATCGCCATCGAGCTATTGGCACAAAGCCCCGGTCTGGGGAGTTTTGTATGGGAAGAATTCCAAAACGGTGCCAGCGACTCCAATGCCAAGATCATCGTGGCCATGTTTATCATCGGTATTATCGGCTTCCTCT
- a CDS encoding CmpA/NrtA family ABC transporter substrate-binding protein, whose translation MKFLQSKWIVASILVPILSGTLASCGGGNSAESTDKAEENSSNSNQLAIEKPQLTFGFIKLTDMAPLAIAKEMGFFEDEGLYVTIEAQSNWKNVLDRVIDGQLDGSHMLAGQPIAAGAGFGRQAELVTPFSMDLNGNGITVSNEVWADMKPNIPKDAEGRPQHPIKADALAPVIQQYKNSGRAFKMGMVFPVSTHNYEIRYWLAAAGINPGYYTADNIQGQVDADVLLSVTPPPQMPATLEAGTIYGYCVGEPWNQQAVFKGIGVPVTTNYDVWKNNPEKVFVMSKKFVDENPNTAIAVTKALIRAGKWLDTPGNRPEAVGILSRTEYVGADSVVIANSMTGTFEFEKGDKRSMPDFNVFFRYHATYPFYSDGIWFLTQMRRWGQIPESKPEEWYHETIKDIYRPDIWEKAADMLVAEGNLDAEDIPATDGYKPATDEFIDGTSYDGKDPITYINSFKIGNKD comes from the coding sequence ATGAAATTTCTACAATCAAAATGGATTGTGGCCAGTATTCTTGTGCCCATTTTGTCAGGCACTCTGGCCAGCTGCGGAGGCGGTAATAGCGCCGAATCCACCGATAAAGCAGAAGAAAACTCTTCCAATAGCAACCAACTTGCCATCGAAAAACCACAGTTGACCTTCGGGTTTATTAAGCTGACGGATATGGCTCCACTGGCTATCGCCAAAGAAATGGGCTTCTTCGAAGACGAAGGACTATACGTAACCATAGAAGCACAGTCCAACTGGAAAAATGTTCTCGATCGGGTCATCGACGGTCAACTGGACGGCTCCCATATGCTTGCCGGGCAGCCTATCGCGGCAGGAGCAGGATTTGGCCGACAGGCTGAACTGGTGACGCCTTTTTCCATGGACCTCAATGGGAACGGCATCACCGTTTCCAATGAAGTATGGGCAGACATGAAGCCAAACATTCCCAAAGACGCCGAAGGACGCCCCCAACATCCTATCAAAGCTGATGCCTTGGCACCAGTGATCCAGCAATACAAAAACAGCGGAAGGGCTTTTAAAATGGGAATGGTCTTTCCCGTTTCCACGCACAACTATGAAATCCGCTATTGGCTGGCTGCGGCGGGAATCAACCCAGGCTATTATACAGCAGACAATATCCAAGGCCAAGTGGATGCCGACGTGCTGCTCTCCGTGACGCCTCCACCGCAAATGCCCGCTACGCTGGAAGCAGGCACCATCTATGGCTATTGTGTAGGTGAGCCTTGGAACCAGCAGGCCGTTTTCAAAGGCATCGGTGTACCCGTGACCACTAATTATGATGTGTGGAAAAACAATCCCGAAAAGGTCTTCGTGATGTCCAAAAAGTTTGTGGACGAAAACCCCAATACCGCCATCGCTGTCACCAAAGCACTGATCCGCGCAGGAAAATGGCTGGATACTCCCGGTAATCGCCCAGAGGCCGTTGGAATCCTCTCCAGGACTGAGTACGTGGGGGCAGACTCCGTAGTCATCGCCAATTCCATGACAGGCACATTCGAATTCGAAAAGGGTGATAAGCGCTCCATGCCTGATTTTAATGTCTTCTTTCGCTACCACGCCACTTATCCATTTTACTCAGATGGCATTTGGTTTCTCACTCAGATGCGCCGATGGGGACAGATTCCTGAAAGCAAACCGGAAGAGTGGTACCACGAAACCATCAAGGACATTTACCGGCCAGACATCTGGGAAAAAGCGGCCGATATGCTCGTTGCAGAAGGCAACTTGGATGCGGAGGATATTCCAGCAACAGACGGGTACAAGCCTGCCACGGATGAGTTTATCGATGGGACAAGCTACGACGGCAAAGACCCGATCACGTACATCAACAGCTTTAAAATCGGAAATAAGGATTAA
- a CDS encoding Crp/Fnr family transcriptional regulator: MEQIRHFFEAQVPLSDADWNIFRERLTSRVFTAKSCVLSLGQVENHLSFIERGMVRYFVPGDEHEMTFGFSFEGEFMSAYDSFLTKMPSGYSIETLGETKLWRISYEGLQEVYRLSDAGERIGRCAAEGLFLKKAKRELALLQQTAEERYLDLFVDRPELFQQIPLKYLASYIGVTPQALSRIRKRIVQRRVL; this comes from the coding sequence ATGGAACAAATAAGACATTTTTTTGAAGCACAAGTACCGTTAAGTGATGCAGATTGGAATATATTCCGTGAGCGGCTTACGTCCAGGGTTTTTACAGCCAAGTCCTGTGTACTTTCCCTTGGTCAAGTGGAAAACCACCTGTCCTTCATTGAAAGAGGTATGGTTAGGTATTTTGTGCCTGGTGATGAGCACGAGATGACATTTGGTTTTTCTTTTGAAGGAGAATTTATGAGTGCTTACGATTCGTTCTTGACCAAGATGCCGAGTGGTTATTCGATCGAAACTTTAGGGGAAACAAAACTTTGGAGGATTAGTTATGAAGGGTTGCAGGAGGTATATAGGCTTTCTGATGCTGGCGAAAGAATAGGCAGATGTGCAGCAGAGGGATTATTTTTGAAAAAGGCAAAGCGGGAATTGGCCTTACTGCAACAGACTGCCGAAGAGCGATACCTTGATCTGTTTGTTGACCGACCTGAACTGTTCCAACAAATTCCCCTAAAATACTTGGCCAGCTATATAGGCGTCACTCCACAGGCATTGAGCAGGATCAGAAAGCGCATTGTCCAGCGTAGAGTACTTTGA